TTTTGGCTGAGCTTGGTCTTCGCTTCGGTCCTGGTGATCAGCAGTTCGATGCCGACGATGGCCCGCAGTTGGCCTTCGATGAACCGCTCCGGGGCATCGTCGACGGACCAGGGCCGGTCTGAACGGGCTTCGTGGAGCTCGGTCAACTGTCGGACATGGCGGCGGAGCCAGGCCGGGTCGTCATGGACCACCAGCGTTCCGTAGACGTGTGCCGTGGAGTAGTTCCAGGTCGGGACAACGCGGCCGTGTTCGGCCTTTGAGGCAAACCAGGACGGCGAGATGTACGCGTCCGCGCCCTGCAGAATGACCAGCGCCTCGCCGGTGGGCGGTTCGGAGCACTGCGGGTTGTTCCTGGCCAGGTGGCCGTGCAGCGCGCCGTGCTCGCCGGCCGAGGGAACGTAGACCAGGGGCAACAGGGTGGCGAGAATGCCGCGCGAAGTCATCGTGACAAGGTTGGCGGCTGCGGGGGCGGCGAGGAGGTCTTGGGTGGCGCCGGGGCTGGCGGCGAAGTGCGCTGGGATGTACATGGGGCCGTCCTTAGATGTACCGAAATGGCGGGTTTGGGCGTTTTTAGTCGTGCGATGGCGCCGGCTTCAACCGGGCGCGGACGGCGAGGCCGGCGCAGGCGATGACGGCGGCTCCGCCGATCAGGGTGGTCTCCGTCAGCGATTCGCCGAGGATCAGCGCGGCCCATGCGATGCTCAGCACGGGCTGAACCAGCTGGATCTGGCTGACCTGCGTCATGGGGCCGATGGCGAGGCCCCGGTACCAGGCGAAGAATCCGAGGAACATGCTGACGACGCCAAGGTAGGCAAAGGAAGCCCACTGCGCGGGGGTAGCCGACGGCGGCTGCTGGGCCACGGCGAGCGCGGCCAGGGCCACCATCAGCGGCGCCGCAAGGACAAGCGCCCAGGACACGGTCTGCCAGGCGCCAAG
The nucleotide sequence above comes from Arthrobacter sp. KBS0702. Encoded proteins:
- a CDS encoding FMN-binding negative transcriptional regulator, whose product is MYIPAHFAASPGATQDLLAAPAAANLVTMTSRGILATLLPLVYVPSAGEHGALHGHLARNNPQCSEPPTGEALVILQGADAYISPSWFASKAEHGRVVPTWNYSTAHVYGTLVVHDDPAWLRRHVRQLTELHEARSDRPWSVDDAPERFIEGQLRAIVGIELLITRTEAKTKLSQNRAAADIDGVVAGLRATGQPACAADVDRARREVGDR